In Scyliorhinus canicula chromosome 8, sScyCan1.1, whole genome shotgun sequence, one DNA window encodes the following:
- the spcs3 gene encoding signal peptidase complex subunit 3: protein MSKKLRRNFGKKGVSLSPPAESNKEPFGMEDGEGCLIGLKHFYYRKNVEDFTGPRERSDLGLITFDLSADLKPIFDWNVKQLFLYLSAEYKTKNNALNQVVLWDKIVLRGDKTKLDLKDVKSKYFFFDDGNGLKGNENITLTLSWNVVPNAGILPLVTGSGHSSAAFPDSYEMTKNY, encoded by the exons ATGTCAAAGAAACTCAGAAGGAATTTTGGGAAGAAGGGTGTGAGCTTGAGTCCTCCTGCAGAGTCGAACAAGGAGCCCTTTGGGATGGAAGATGGCGAAGGCTGTCTCATCGG TCTCAAACATTTTTATTACAGGAAAAATGTGGAAGATTTTACAGGACCCAGAGAAAGAAGTGACTTAGGATTGATCACATTTGACCTGTCTGCAG ATTTGAAGCCAATATTTGACTGGAACGTCAAGCAACTCTTCCTTTATTTATCAGCAGAGTACAAAACTAAAAATAAT GCGCTAAACCAGGTTGTTCTCTGGGACAAGATTGTTCTTCGTGGAGATAAGACGAAACTGGACCTGAAAGATGTAAAGTCAaagtatttcttctttgatgatggaAATGGCCTCAA GGGAAATGAAAACATCACTTTGACTCTATCCTGGAATGTGGTTCCAAACGCTGGAATTCTGCCTCTTGTAACGGGTTCAGGTCACAGTTCTGCCGCGTTTCCGGATTCCTACGAGATGACAAAGAACTATTGA